In the genome of Nocardioides marmoribigeumensis, one region contains:
- a CDS encoding carboxymuconolactone decarboxylase family protein, translating into MNESPQEKRQRALARMEEVYSMPFGDGEGEFWRYTADHLFADVWSRPGLSDRDRRLMLIGLLTATAGHDVLTIQVPAALASGDLDAETLREMVVFLAHYAGWPAAARLNSIVETEIAKAGKGSRDG; encoded by the coding sequence GTGAACGAGTCACCGCAGGAGAAGCGGCAGCGCGCGCTCGCGCGGATGGAGGAGGTCTACTCCATGCCGTTCGGCGACGGGGAGGGCGAGTTCTGGCGCTACACCGCCGACCACCTCTTCGCCGACGTCTGGTCGCGGCCGGGGCTCAGCGATCGCGACCGGCGGCTGATGCTGATCGGCCTGCTCACCGCGACTGCCGGCCACGACGTGCTCACCATCCAGGTCCCGGCGGCTCTCGCCTCCGGCGACCTCGACGCCGAGACCCTGCGCGAGATGGTGGTCTTCCTCGCCCACTACGCCGGCTGGCCCGCGGCTGCGCGACTCAACTCGATCGTCGAGACCGAGATCGCCAAGGCAGGCAAGGGCTCCCGCGATGGCTGA
- a CDS encoding SDR family oxidoreductase, with protein sequence MGRFQDKVAVVTGAAQGIGEAYARALAAEGAAVVVADLDEELGEQVAEQIEADGGRAVFVRVDVSDPASAQAMADRAVEELGGVDLLVNNAAIYGDMAFDLLVTVDWDYYKRFMAVNLDGALVVTRAVHPLMQARGGGAIVNQSSTAAWLYSGFYGLAKAGINSLTQQLAHELGGMGIRVNAIAPGPVDTAATRKQAGDAAHDIVKRQLAIKRMGRPDDLVGACLFLLSDEASWVTGQVVNVDGGQVFR encoded by the coding sequence ATGGGGCGCTTCCAGGACAAGGTCGCGGTCGTCACCGGCGCGGCGCAGGGCATCGGCGAGGCCTATGCCCGCGCCCTCGCGGCGGAGGGGGCCGCGGTCGTCGTCGCCGACCTCGACGAGGAGCTCGGCGAGCAGGTGGCCGAGCAGATCGAGGCCGACGGCGGTCGCGCGGTCTTCGTCCGCGTCGACGTCTCGGACCCGGCGTCCGCGCAGGCGATGGCCGACCGCGCGGTCGAGGAGCTCGGCGGGGTCGACCTGCTGGTCAACAACGCCGCGATCTACGGCGACATGGCCTTCGACCTGCTGGTCACCGTCGACTGGGACTACTACAAGCGGTTCATGGCGGTGAACCTCGACGGGGCACTGGTGGTCACCCGAGCGGTCCACCCGCTGATGCAGGCCCGCGGTGGCGGCGCGATCGTCAACCAGAGCTCGACGGCGGCCTGGCTCTACTCCGGGTTCTACGGCCTCGCCAAAGCGGGGATCAACAGCCTCACCCAGCAGCTCGCACACGAGCTCGGCGGCATGGGCATCCGGGTCAACGCGATCGCGCCCGGACCGGTCGACACGGCAGCGACCCGCAAGCAGGCGGGCGACGCGGCGCACGACATCGTCAAGCGGCAGCTGGCGATCAAGCGGATGGGCCGGCCCGACGACCTCGTCGGCGCCTGCTTGTTCCTGCTGTCCGACGAAGCGTCGTGGGTGACCGGGCAGGTCGTCAACGTCGACGGCGGGCAGGTCTTCCGGTGA
- a CDS encoding aldehyde dehydrogenase: MTDWAAPQLLVDGKLVAASDGSTYPILNPATGLEIGHAPDATAEDVDAAIAAARRTFDESSWSTDLAFRVHCLRQLHEALVDHGESMRALTTAEAGAPAFLTAGPQYDVPVESLRWFADLAESYAWETDLGIASPMGIPTRRTIRREAVGVVAAITPWNFPNQINLAKVGPALAAGNTVVLKPAPDTPWVACELGRIAAEHTDLPPGVLNVVSPRSNQVASVLATDPRVDLVSFTGSTGTGRSVMAAAAPTLKKVFLELGGKSAAIVLDDADLAAAVGTAAFSVCVHAGQGCALTTRLLVPRERYDEAVQVAAATMESIGTGDPTDPGTVCGPVISEAQRDRISAYLDLARQEGGTFATGGGIDTDREGGWWIRPTVVTGLTNESRVAREEIFGPVLVVLPHDGDDDAVRIANDSDFGLSGSVDSGDRERARAVAARIRTGTIAVNGGVWFAADAPFGGYKQSGVGREMGVLGFEEYLETKLVAEGA, translated from the coding sequence ATGACCGACTGGGCCGCTCCGCAGCTGCTGGTCGACGGCAAGCTGGTCGCGGCGAGCGACGGGTCGACGTACCCGATCCTCAACCCTGCAACGGGTCTGGAGATCGGACACGCGCCGGACGCGACCGCAGAGGACGTGGACGCGGCGATCGCGGCCGCGCGGCGGACCTTCGACGAGAGCAGCTGGTCGACCGACCTCGCCTTCCGCGTGCACTGCCTGCGGCAGCTGCACGAGGCGCTGGTCGACCACGGCGAGTCGATGCGGGCGCTGACGACCGCGGAGGCGGGGGCGCCGGCGTTCCTGACCGCCGGCCCGCAGTACGACGTCCCGGTGGAGTCCCTGCGCTGGTTCGCCGACCTGGCCGAGTCCTACGCCTGGGAGACCGACCTCGGCATCGCCAGCCCGATGGGGATCCCGACGCGGCGGACGATCCGGCGCGAGGCGGTCGGGGTGGTCGCCGCGATCACGCCGTGGAACTTCCCCAACCAGATCAACCTCGCCAAGGTGGGGCCTGCGCTCGCGGCGGGCAACACCGTCGTGCTCAAGCCGGCGCCGGACACCCCGTGGGTGGCGTGCGAGCTCGGCCGGATCGCCGCCGAGCACACGGACCTGCCGCCCGGCGTGCTCAACGTGGTCTCCCCACGCTCCAACCAGGTCGCCTCGGTCCTGGCCACCGACCCGCGCGTCGACCTGGTGTCGTTCACCGGCTCGACGGGCACCGGTCGGTCGGTCATGGCAGCAGCCGCACCGACGCTGAAGAAGGTGTTCCTCGAGCTCGGCGGCAAGTCCGCGGCGATCGTGCTCGACGACGCCGACCTCGCGGCCGCGGTCGGCACGGCGGCCTTCTCGGTCTGCGTCCATGCTGGTCAGGGCTGTGCGCTGACCACCCGCCTGCTCGTCCCGCGCGAGAGGTACGACGAGGCCGTGCAGGTCGCGGCCGCGACCATGGAGTCGATCGGCACCGGGGACCCCACCGACCCCGGCACGGTCTGCGGGCCGGTGATCAGCGAGGCCCAGCGCGACCGGATCTCGGCGTACCTCGACCTCGCGCGGCAGGAGGGTGGCACGTTCGCCACCGGCGGCGGCATCGACACCGACCGCGAGGGCGGCTGGTGGATCCGCCCGACCGTCGTGACGGGCCTGACGAACGAGTCCAGGGTCGCGCGCGAGGAGATCTTCGGGCCCGTGCTCGTCGTGCTCCCGCACGACGGCGACGACGACGCGGTGCGGATCGCCAACGACTCCGACTTCGGGCTCTCCGGCTCGGTCGACTCGGGCGACCGCGAGCGCGCCCGGGCCGTCGCGGCCCGGATCCGCACCGGCACGATCGCGGTCAACGGGGGCGTGTGGTTCGCCGCCGACGCGCCGTTCGGCGGCTACAAGCAGTCCGGCGTCGGCCGGGAGATGGGCGTGCTCGGCTTCGAGGAGTACCTCGAGACCAAGCTCGTCGCGGAAGGGGCCTGA
- a CDS encoding ferredoxin produces MSWRVVADTELCQGHQMCQGEAPDVFGFDADADRVVLLEERPADVHRRAVQDAVVYCPAMALSIEEDS; encoded by the coding sequence ATGAGCTGGCGAGTGGTCGCGGACACCGAGCTGTGCCAGGGCCACCAGATGTGCCAGGGCGAGGCGCCCGACGTCTTCGGCTTCGACGCGGACGCCGACCGGGTCGTGCTGCTCGAGGAGCGTCCCGCCGACGTGCACCGACGGGCCGTGCAGGACGCCGTCGTCTACTGCCCCGCCATGGCGCTGAGCATCGAGGAGGACTCCTGA
- a CDS encoding cytochrome P450 — translation MIPEVSRRYPDDPHGCLQELREDPIGLFERLRAECGDVGRFHLAGRDVVLVSGAEANEVFFRAPDEVLDQAEAYPFMTPIFGKGVVFDTTPEKRREALKNQALRGDMMRGHASTIEAEIDRMVADWGDEGEIDLLDWFAELTIYTTSSCLIGTRFREELDSRFARLYHDLERGTDAWAYVDPYKDIESFRRRDRAREELVELVQGIMRRREEAGPVARDDRDLLDVLMSLKDDGGTPHFSPDEVTGMFISMMFAGHHTSSGTAAWQLIELMRHPEVMKDVVAELDDLYAHGSEVSFQALRSIPRLEASLKETLRLHPPLVILLRVAKGPVRFGAHEVPAGAMVAASPRVSNRIAEDFPSPESFDPSRYLDPRQEDLANRWTWIPFGAGRHRCVGNAFAMMQLKAIFSVILRDYEFEPAQPVDSYRDDTSKMVIQLAQPCRVRYRRRVR, via the coding sequence ATGATCCCCGAGGTGTCGCGGCGCTACCCGGACGACCCCCACGGCTGCCTGCAGGAGCTGCGCGAGGACCCGATCGGGCTGTTCGAGCGGCTGCGGGCCGAGTGCGGCGACGTCGGCCGCTTCCACCTCGCCGGTCGCGACGTCGTGCTGGTCAGCGGCGCCGAGGCCAACGAGGTCTTCTTCCGCGCCCCCGACGAGGTGCTCGACCAGGCCGAGGCCTACCCGTTCATGACCCCGATCTTCGGCAAGGGCGTCGTCTTCGACACGACCCCGGAGAAGCGGCGCGAGGCGCTGAAGAACCAAGCGCTGCGCGGCGACATGATGCGCGGGCACGCCTCGACGATCGAGGCCGAGATCGACCGGATGGTGGCCGACTGGGGCGACGAGGGCGAGATCGACCTGCTCGACTGGTTCGCCGAGCTCACGATCTACACCACCTCGTCGTGCCTGATCGGCACCCGCTTCCGCGAGGAGCTCGACTCGCGCTTCGCGCGGCTCTACCACGACCTCGAGCGCGGCACCGACGCGTGGGCCTACGTCGACCCCTACAAGGACATCGAGTCGTTCCGCCGCCGCGACCGCGCGCGCGAGGAGCTGGTCGAGCTGGTGCAGGGGATCATGCGCCGCCGCGAGGAGGCCGGCCCGGTCGCGCGTGATGACCGCGACCTGCTCGACGTCCTGATGTCGCTGAAGGACGACGGCGGCACCCCGCACTTCTCGCCCGACGAGGTCACCGGGATGTTCATCTCGATGATGTTCGCCGGGCACCACACGAGCTCCGGCACCGCGGCCTGGCAGCTGATCGAGCTGATGCGCCACCCCGAGGTGATGAAGGACGTCGTGGCCGAGCTCGACGACCTCTACGCCCACGGGTCGGAGGTCTCCTTCCAGGCCCTGCGGTCCATCCCGCGGCTCGAGGCGTCGCTCAAGGAGACCCTTCGGCTGCACCCGCCGCTGGTGATCCTGCTGCGCGTGGCGAAGGGACCGGTGCGGTTCGGTGCCCACGAGGTCCCGGCGGGGGCGATGGTCGCGGCCAGCCCGCGGGTCTCCAACCGCATCGCCGAGGACTTCCCGTCGCCCGAGTCCTTCGACCCCAGTCGCTACCTCGACCCCCGCCAGGAGGACCTGGCCAACCGGTGGACCTGGATCCCGTTCGGCGCCGGCCGTCACCGCTGCGTGGGCAACGCCTTCGCGATGATGCAGCTCAAGGCGATCTTCTCGGTGATCCTGCGCGACTACGAGTTCGAGCCGGCGCAGCCCGTGGACTCCTATCGCGACGACACCTCCAAGATGGTCATCCAGCTGGCCCAGCCGTGCCGCGTGCGCTACCGCCGGAGGGTCCGATGA
- a CDS encoding SDR family oxidoreductase, with protein sequence MVAPPHRVPHPDRRPAVVTGASSGIGAATAVALAAAGFPVALGARRTDRCEEVVASIREAGGEAFAHRLDVADPLSVEEFAEATTSELGDIEVVVSNAAVLVPGRTDQVETETFQRELDVNLVGVHRLVRAFVPGMVERLRGDLVVVSSDVANRARPWMSAYTASKWGLEGMAHAMQMELEGTGVRVSIVRPGPTRSEMGSDWEGPAAETVITKWIEHGLARHPLLLRASAIADAITTVVTAPRGVHVNVVEVTPEAPLEGA encoded by the coding sequence ATGGTCGCGCCTCCCCACCGGGTGCCGCACCCGGACCGCCGGCCCGCCGTCGTCACGGGCGCCTCCTCCGGGATCGGCGCCGCCACTGCCGTGGCCCTGGCCGCTGCCGGGTTCCCGGTCGCGCTCGGTGCCCGTCGTACCGACCGGTGCGAGGAGGTCGTCGCGAGCATCCGCGAGGCCGGCGGCGAGGCGTTCGCGCACCGGCTCGACGTCGCAGACCCGCTCTCCGTCGAGGAGTTCGCCGAGGCCACGACCAGCGAGCTCGGCGACATCGAGGTCGTGGTGAGCAACGCCGCCGTCCTCGTGCCGGGCCGCACGGACCAGGTCGAGACCGAGACGTTCCAGCGCGAGCTCGACGTCAACCTCGTCGGGGTGCACCGGCTGGTGCGGGCGTTCGTGCCCGGCATGGTGGAGCGGCTGCGCGGCGACCTGGTCGTGGTCTCCTCCGACGTGGCCAACCGCGCCCGGCCCTGGATGTCGGCGTACACCGCCTCGAAGTGGGGCCTGGAGGGCATGGCGCACGCCATGCAGATGGAGCTCGAGGGCACCGGCGTCCGGGTCTCGATCGTGCGCCCGGGGCCGACCAGGAGCGAGATGGGCAGCGACTGGGAGGGCCCGGCAGCCGAGACCGTGATCACCAAGTGGATCGAGCACGGCCTGGCACGGCACCCCCTGCTGCTTCGTGCCTCGGCGATCGCCGACGCCATCACCACCGTCGTCACCGCCCCGCGGGGCGTGCACGTCAACGTGGTCGAGGTGACGCCTGAGGCGCCGTTGGAGGGAGCATGA
- a CDS encoding cytochrome P450, whose translation MSSQASIEPRLVFDPYDHALQDDPYPVYARLRREDPFHHDEQHDFWVLSRHADVHAAVRSDAAYSNRMGVSLDASAWNEHAHTVMSFLAMDPPRQTRLRRLVSKGFTPRRVAELEPRIQRITDHYLDRHLGAARSGDTVELDWIVDLAGKVPMDVISEMLGVPESDRDEVRRLADLLVMREDGLRDVPPAGIEASLQLFEYYRGHVAHRKQHPTDDLTTALLAAQEGGDRMSEAEVVGFLFLMVVAGNETTTKLLGNAMFHLTADPAQRDRVFGDAALVPRWIEETLRHDTSTQLLARLLVEDLTLHGRTAPAGSQVLLALGSANHDEDVFTDPETFRLDRPDDQLSQIVSFGGGRHFCLGANLARLEARVVLDSLLRRVSTVEVDHARCVRFYSANVRGFEHVPARLVVR comes from the coding sequence GTGTCCAGTCAGGCGTCCATCGAACCCCGCCTGGTGTTCGACCCGTACGACCACGCGCTGCAGGACGACCCCTACCCGGTCTACGCGCGGCTGCGGCGGGAGGATCCCTTCCACCACGACGAGCAGCACGACTTCTGGGTGCTGTCCCGGCACGCGGACGTGCACGCGGCCGTGCGCTCGGACGCGGCGTACAGCAACCGCATGGGGGTCTCCCTCGACGCGAGCGCGTGGAACGAGCACGCGCACACGGTCATGTCGTTCCTCGCGATGGACCCGCCGCGCCAGACCCGGCTGCGGCGACTGGTCTCCAAGGGCTTCACGCCGCGTCGCGTGGCGGAGCTCGAGCCGCGCATCCAGCGGATCACCGACCACTACCTCGACCGCCACCTCGGCGCCGCCCGCTCCGGTGACACCGTCGAGCTGGACTGGATCGTCGACCTGGCCGGCAAGGTGCCGATGGACGTCATCTCCGAGATGCTCGGGGTCCCGGAGTCCGACCGGGACGAGGTGCGCCGCCTCGCCGACCTGCTGGTCATGCGCGAGGACGGCCTGCGCGACGTGCCTCCCGCCGGCATCGAGGCGAGCCTGCAGCTGTTCGAGTACTACCGCGGGCACGTCGCCCACCGGAAGCAGCACCCCACCGACGACCTGACGACCGCGCTGCTCGCCGCCCAGGAGGGCGGGGACCGCATGAGCGAGGCCGAGGTGGTCGGGTTCCTGTTCCTCATGGTCGTGGCCGGCAACGAGACCACGACCAAGCTGCTCGGCAACGCGATGTTCCACCTCACCGCCGACCCCGCCCAGCGCGACCGTGTCTTCGGTGACGCGGCCCTGGTCCCGCGGTGGATCGAGGAGACCCTGCGCCACGACACCTCCACCCAGCTGCTCGCGCGGCTGCTGGTCGAGGATCTCACCCTGCACGGGCGTACGGCGCCGGCCGGCTCCCAGGTGCTCCTCGCCCTGGGCTCGGCCAACCACGACGAGGACGTCTTCACCGACCCCGAGACGTTCCGGCTCGACCGGCCCGACGACCAGCTGTCGCAGATCGTGAGCTTCGGGGGAGGCCGGCACTTCTGCCTGGGCGCCAACCTGGCGCGGCTCGAGGCCCGCGTCGTGCTCGACAGCCTGCTGCGACGGGTCTCGACCGTGGAGGTCGACCACGCGCGCTGCGTGCGCTTCTACTCCGCCAACGTGCGCGGCTTCGAGCACGTGCCCGCCCGGCTGGTGGTGCGCTGA
- a CDS encoding VOC family protein, protein MPSVRQVQVTFDCASPERVARFWCEVLGYVVPPPPPGVTDWDEFNRSLPPEHQDSRFACVDPQGVGPRLFFQRVPEGKTAKNRVHLDVRAAPGLTGDERLAALEAECARLVALGATRVRALEADGFNDHCIVMQDVEGNEFCLD, encoded by the coding sequence ATGCCGTCAGTGAGACAGGTCCAGGTCACGTTCGACTGCGCGTCGCCGGAGCGGGTCGCGCGCTTCTGGTGCGAGGTGCTGGGCTATGTCGTCCCACCGCCGCCGCCGGGCGTCACGGACTGGGACGAGTTCAACCGGTCGCTGCCACCGGAGCACCAGGACTCCAGGTTCGCCTGCGTCGACCCCCAGGGCGTGGGGCCGCGGTTGTTCTTCCAGCGGGTGCCCGAGGGCAAGACCGCGAAGAACCGCGTGCACCTCGACGTGCGGGCCGCTCCCGGCCTCACGGGCGACGAACGGCTGGCCGCGCTCGAGGCCGAGTGCGCCCGCCTCGTCGCGCTCGGCGCCACACGCGTCCGGGCGCTGGAGGCCGACGGGTTCAACGACCACTGCATCGTGATGCAGGACGTCGAGGGCAACGAGTTCTGCCTGGACTGA
- a CDS encoding antibiotic biosynthesis monooxygenase family protein: MNLAITLLTGPPPPEALAAMAAIDGLRIVPTMLNTQQGPEAHLGPESAGAILVLQGTFADEGRFEEFWRTVVDLFSLLASAPGFIRRCNFADGPHYTLIAWWRTVEDAHAFFDRPEHRAAMRRTFERRWNYTHFAGLWQAVSPHRRLFFCPACDGIVPSTESSCTTCGTALPDPFGGSDVPTPASLP, from the coding sequence ATGAACCTCGCCATCACGCTGCTTACCGGACCTCCGCCGCCCGAGGCGCTCGCCGCGATGGCAGCCATCGACGGGCTGCGCATCGTCCCGACGATGCTGAACACCCAGCAGGGCCCCGAGGCCCACCTGGGTCCTGAGAGCGCCGGAGCGATCCTCGTCCTCCAGGGCACCTTCGCCGACGAGGGCCGCTTCGAGGAGTTCTGGCGGACGGTCGTCGACCTGTTCTCGCTGCTCGCAAGCGCGCCCGGCTTCATCCGCCGGTGCAACTTCGCCGACGGTCCGCACTACACGCTGATCGCCTGGTGGCGCACGGTCGAGGACGCGCACGCCTTCTTCGACCGACCCGAGCACCGAGCCGCGATGCGCCGCACGTTCGAGCGCCGATGGAACTACACCCACTTCGCCGGGCTGTGGCAGGCGGTGTCGCCGCACCGCCGGCTGTTCTTCTGCCCCGCGTGCGACGGCATCGTGCCGTCGACCGAGTCCTCCTGCACCACGTGCGGCACCGCTCTGCCCGATCCCTTCGGAGGCTCCGATGTCCCCACCCCTGCAAGCCTTCCTTGA
- a CDS encoding TetR/AcrR family transcriptional regulator — MTEVKSSRPYSSAVRDEQAARTRVRIVQAADDLFREQGYARTTMKQVAQRAGVARDTVHAVFGTKAALIPAIVDLRLVPDESVLNVADTPEGRAVADEPDPARQLELFADFITRLNVALRPVVEMMRGAAAAEPAVAETLAMLERNRLANMERYVGWFAAHGTLRMSKEEAARTMFAIVSPDVGRMLCDELGWSREQHASWVADVLGRALLAD; from the coding sequence GTGACCGAGGTCAAGAGCTCCCGCCCCTACTCCTCCGCCGTCCGCGACGAGCAGGCCGCCAGGACCCGGGTCCGCATCGTGCAGGCAGCCGACGACCTGTTCCGCGAGCAGGGTTACGCCCGCACGACGATGAAGCAGGTGGCTCAGCGGGCCGGCGTCGCCCGCGACACGGTCCACGCGGTGTTCGGGACCAAGGCCGCGCTCATCCCCGCGATCGTCGACCTGCGCCTCGTGCCGGACGAGTCGGTGCTCAACGTGGCCGACACCCCCGAGGGCCGCGCGGTCGCCGACGAGCCGGACCCGGCCCGCCAGCTCGAGCTGTTCGCGGACTTCATCACCCGGCTCAACGTGGCACTCCGACCCGTCGTCGAGATGATGCGCGGCGCGGCGGCTGCCGAGCCCGCGGTCGCCGAGACGCTGGCGATGCTCGAACGCAACCGTCTGGCCAACATGGAGCGCTACGTCGGCTGGTTCGCCGCGCACGGGACGCTGCGGATGAGCAAGGAGGAGGCGGCGCGCACGATGTTCGCGATCGTGAGCCCCGACGTCGGCCGCATGCTGTGCGACGAGCTCGGATGGAGCCGCGAGCAGCACGCGTCCTGGGTGGCGGACGTGCTCGGGCGAGCTCTCCTTGCCGACTGA
- a CDS encoding DinB family protein yields MTTYSGTDEFAGATFIRTSFKGATLRFSDVSGVTMRGVDVGGLDIDSHDLFFGSLFVNGVDVVPLVDAELDRQFPGRELQRAKTPDGLREGWVAVQAAWETTVAATPPALVDAHVEDEWSLAQTLRHLVLATDTWLRGAILGIEQPFHEIGQLFTGAAEMGVDTSVFRVDPPPFEEVLEVRAERQQMVTDFLATVTAEVLTEERRDPWGDEGWRPTVGDCVRTILEEEWAHLRYVRRDLAVLRGARATTG; encoded by the coding sequence ATGACGACCTACTCCGGCACCGACGAGTTCGCGGGTGCGACCTTCATCAGGACGAGCTTCAAGGGCGCCACGCTGCGGTTCTCCGACGTCAGCGGCGTGACGATGCGCGGCGTCGACGTCGGCGGCCTCGACATCGACAGCCATGACCTGTTCTTCGGCAGCCTCTTCGTCAACGGCGTCGACGTGGTGCCGCTCGTGGACGCCGAGCTCGACCGGCAGTTCCCGGGCCGCGAGCTGCAGCGGGCGAAGACTCCTGACGGCCTGCGCGAGGGATGGGTGGCCGTCCAGGCCGCGTGGGAGACGACCGTGGCGGCGACGCCGCCGGCCCTGGTGGACGCCCACGTCGAGGACGAGTGGTCGCTGGCGCAGACCCTGCGACACCTCGTGCTGGCCACCGACACCTGGCTGCGCGGGGCGATCCTCGGGATCGAGCAGCCGTTCCACGAGATCGGCCAGCTCTTCACCGGAGCCGCCGAGATGGGTGTCGACACCTCGGTCTTCCGGGTCGACCCGCCGCCCTTCGAGGAGGTGCTCGAGGTGCGGGCCGAGCGGCAGCAGATGGTGACCGACTTCCTGGCGACCGTGACTGCGGAGGTGCTCACCGAGGAGCGCAGGGACCCGTGGGGGGACGAGGGCTGGCGGCCCACCGTCGGCGACTGCGTCCGGACGATCCTGGAGGAGGAGTGGGCGCACCTGCGCTACGTCCGCCGGGACCTGGCCGTCCTGCGCGGCGCCCGGGCCACCACGGGCTGA
- a CDS encoding MMPL family transporter: MVRSTDGPVTQGHGREVLTSVTRLLQDEPRIADVVAPMPGATLSQDGRTAVVLAGAGVDTNEMVKVATDLKAPLQDLSGDGVEVNPTGASLLWSDFNEANLQAMMKSEMMSWPVTMAILVLAFGALVAAGLPLILTLAGLVASAGSLVLINHLVPVSTWAMNFAMMFALALGIDYALFLVVRYRAARMGAHESKRQAIAETMDTAGKAVLLSGLTVLVSLSAVMLVPSPSFRSMAGGIMLSVLFVPAATLTLLPLVLSWLDLRINKLSLPWVHTGEHRSARFAAWGERLWRRPVLWGLASLVVLLALAAPVLGLRTALPSIKVLRQDSGIAGAMPAMPASDGSDWVLVQAVPHTDPSDPALSATVDRLRADLPGSALVGGAAVENLDFKAQLDESTPLVIGVVLGLGFLFLLIALQAPLISLLGTLASLLSTAAAFGVARLVFQEGMGAGFLGFEPQGFLDAWAPVFFFAMMFAIAMDYTVFLLASAKEHDERSGDPHEAMVGALAHSGRVIFTAGAVMVAVFFTFAVSGPLPPKEMGVVLGVAVLLDAFLVRLVLLPVMLRLTGRAAWHSLAWLRRVLPDITFSHG, encoded by the coding sequence GTGGTCCGCTCCACCGACGGGCCGGTGACGCAGGGCCACGGCCGTGAGGTCCTGACCTCGGTGACGCGGCTCCTCCAGGACGAGCCGCGCATCGCCGACGTGGTCGCCCCGATGCCCGGCGCCACCCTCAGCCAGGACGGTCGCACGGCCGTCGTCCTGGCCGGTGCCGGGGTCGACACCAACGAGATGGTCAAGGTCGCCACCGACCTGAAGGCTCCGCTGCAGGACCTCTCCGGGGACGGGGTGGAGGTCAACCCGACCGGTGCCTCGCTGCTCTGGTCCGACTTCAACGAGGCCAACCTCCAGGCGATGATGAAGTCCGAGATGATGTCGTGGCCGGTCACCATGGCGATCCTCGTGCTCGCCTTCGGCGCCCTCGTCGCCGCCGGCCTGCCGCTGATCCTGACGCTGGCCGGCCTCGTCGCCTCGGCCGGCTCCCTCGTGCTGATCAACCACCTCGTGCCCGTCTCCACCTGGGCGATGAACTTCGCGATGATGTTCGCGCTCGCCCTCGGCATCGACTACGCGCTGTTCCTCGTCGTGCGCTACCGCGCCGCCCGGATGGGGGCCCACGAGTCCAAGCGGCAGGCGATCGCCGAGACCATGGACACCGCGGGCAAGGCCGTGCTCCTGTCCGGCCTGACCGTGCTCGTCTCCCTCTCCGCGGTCATGCTCGTCCCGTCGCCGTCGTTCCGCTCGATGGCCGGCGGGATCATGCTCTCGGTGCTCTTCGTGCCGGCCGCGACCCTGACCCTGCTGCCGCTGGTGCTCTCCTGGCTGGACCTGCGGATCAACAAGCTCTCGCTGCCCTGGGTCCACACCGGCGAGCACCGCTCCGCCCGGTTCGCCGCGTGGGGCGAGCGCCTGTGGCGCCGTCCCGTGCTCTGGGGCCTGGCCTCGCTGGTCGTCCTCCTCGCCCTGGCCGCTCCGGTGCTCGGGCTGCGGACCGCCCTGCCGTCGATCAAGGTCCTCCGTCAGGACAGCGGCATCGCCGGCGCGATGCCCGCGATGCCGGCCAGTGACGGTTCCGACTGGGTCCTGGTCCAGGCGGTGCCTCACACCGACCCGTCCGACCCGGCCCTGTCCGCGACCGTCGACCGGCTCCGCGCCGACCTTCCCGGCTCCGCCCTCGTCGGCGGCGCCGCGGTCGAGAACCTCGACTTCAAGGCACAGCTGGACGAGTCGACGCCGCTGGTGATCGGGGTCGTCCTCGGGCTCGGCTTCCTGTTCCTGCTCATCGCCCTGCAGGCCCCGCTGATCTCCCTGCTCGGAACGCTCGCGAGCCTGCTGTCCACCGCGGCCGCCTTCGGCGTCGCCCGCCTGGTCTTCCAGGAAGGCATGGGCGCGGGCTTCCTCGGCTTCGAGCCGCAGGGCTTCCTCGACGCCTGGGCCCCGGTGTTCTTCTTCGCGATGATGTTCGCGATCGCGATGGACTACACGGTGTTCCTGCTGGCGTCGGCCAAGGAGCACGACGAGCGCTCGGGCGACCCGCACGAGGCGATGGTCGGCGCGCTCGCACACTCCGGCCGGGTGATCTTCACCGCCGGCGCCGTCATGGTCGCGGTGTTCTTCACCTTCGCCGTGTCGGGTCCCCTGCCGCCCAAGGAGATGGGCGTCGTGCTGGGCGTGGCCGTGCTGCTCGACGCGTTCCTCGTGCGTCTGGTCCTGCTGCCGGTGATGCTCCGACTGACCGGACGCGCAGCATGGCACAGCCTCGCGTGGCTGCGCCGCGTCCTGCCGGACATCACGTTCTCCCACGGGTGA